The following proteins come from a genomic window of Campylobacter concisus:
- the pheA gene encoding prephenate dehydratase yields MQELNELRKEIDSIDDLILNKLNERMKLVEQIGKLKQTSGTPIYRPERERAIINRLTSLSKDKALNKAAIEAIYLEIFAVSRNLEMPQKIVYLGPEGTYTHQAAQSRFGAMSSYLPLATIEAVFTKLAQKEAKYGVVPIENNTEGAVGATLDCLSKFSDIKIVAELYVDIHHSFVSINENLKEIKRIYSHPQGYNQCRKFLEDHLLNEVEFIPAKSTAAAAYMASIDRESAAICSKIAAKIYNVPIVYETIEDNMANRTRFLILSDFKNARVENSKTSILAKTDHSPGRLADLLSIFKNENINITKLESRPIKQREFKSIFYLDFEGHIDDEKVQNAFELAKESGAEITWLGSYLNGDE; encoded by the coding sequence ATGCAAGAGCTAAATGAGCTTAGAAAAGAGATCGATAGTATCGATGATCTCATTTTAAATAAACTAAATGAGAGGATGAAGCTTGTCGAGCAGATCGGCAAGCTAAAACAAACTAGCGGAACGCCTATATATCGTCCTGAGCGAGAGCGAGCTATCATAAACCGCTTAACTAGCCTTAGCAAAGACAAAGCTTTAAATAAAGCTGCTATTGAAGCCATTTATCTTGAAATTTTTGCTGTGAGTAGAAATTTAGAAATGCCTCAAAAGATCGTCTATCTAGGACCTGAGGGCACCTATACGCATCAAGCGGCTCAGAGTAGATTTGGTGCGATGAGTTCATATTTGCCACTTGCGACCATCGAGGCGGTTTTTACAAAGCTAGCTCAAAAAGAGGCAAAATACGGCGTTGTGCCTATTGAAAACAACACCGAAGGCGCTGTTGGCGCTACGCTTGATTGTTTGAGTAAATTCAGTGATATAAAAATAGTTGCTGAGCTTTATGTGGATATCCATCACAGCTTTGTTAGCATAAATGAAAATTTAAAAGAGATAAAGCGAATTTACTCGCATCCGCAAGGCTACAACCAGTGCCGTAAATTTTTAGAAGATCACCTGCTAAATGAGGTCGAATTTATCCCAGCCAAATCAACCGCCGCAGCTGCATATATGGCATCTATAGATAGAGAATCAGCCGCTATTTGCTCAAAAATCGCAGCTAAAATTTACAACGTGCCAATCGTTTATGAGACGATTGAAGATAATATGGCAAATAGAACGAGATTTTTGATTTTAAGCGATTTTAAAAACGCAAGAGTTGAAAACTCGAAAACTTCGATCCTTGCAAAGACTGACCACAGTCCAGGACGCCTTGCTGATCTGCTTTCTATCTTTAAAAATGAAAATATCAATATCACAAAACTTGAGTCACGCCCTATCAAGCAGCGCGAATTTAAGTCAATTTTTTATCTTGACTTTGAAGGGCATATCGACGATGAGAAGGTGCAAAACGCCTTTGAACTCGCAAAAGAGAGCGGCGCTGAGATAACGTGGCTTGGAAGCTATTTAAACGGAGATGAGTGA
- the lysA gene encoding diaminopimelate decarboxylase encodes MDFKELANRYKTPLYIYDFNHIKNRYEALKNAFFARKSLICYAVKANSNLSVLKFLADLGAGFDCVSIGEVKRALLAGAKRYQIIFSGVGKSDDELKEALKNEILLINVESFAELLRLEKIAKGLNLKARISIRVNPGVDAKTHPYISTGLNENKFGVDAETAKRMYIHAKASEFLEPTGIHFHIGSQLTSLSPIIDAANIVSELLRELRALEIDIKFFDVGGGLGIIYNDEKEINLYDYAQGILGALKGQDVTIVCEPGRFIVGNAGYFVASVLYEKFNGKKRFVITDGAMNDLIRPSLYGAHHKIFVDGKDENLGTCDVVGPVCESGDFLAKNIELPECESGDIIVVKGAGAYGFSMSSNYNTRNRAAEVCVLDGKDRLVRRRESFEDVVAPEIEFLESADARAK; translated from the coding sequence ATGGATTTTAAAGAGCTTGCAAATAGATACAAAACCCCACTTTACATTTATGATTTTAACCACATAAAAAACCGCTATGAAGCACTAAAAAATGCATTTTTTGCTAGAAAATCTCTCATTTGTTATGCGGTGAAAGCAAACTCAAATTTAAGTGTTTTAAAATTTCTAGCTGATCTTGGAGCTGGATTTGACTGTGTTAGTATTGGCGAAGTAAAAAGAGCGCTTTTAGCAGGCGCGAAGAGATATCAGATCATTTTTAGTGGTGTTGGCAAGAGCGATGATGAGCTAAAAGAGGCTTTAAAAAATGAAATTTTGCTCATAAATGTCGAGAGTTTCGCTGAGCTTTTAAGACTTGAAAAGATCGCAAAAGGGCTAAACTTAAAGGCAAGAATTAGCATCAGGGTAAATCCAGGTGTCGATGCAAAAACTCACCCATATATCTCGACAGGACTAAATGAAAATAAATTTGGCGTTGATGCCGAAACAGCTAAAAGAATGTACATTCACGCTAAAGCTTCAGAGTTTCTTGAGCCAACTGGCATACACTTTCACATCGGCTCGCAACTAACTTCACTAAGCCCGATAATAGACGCTGCAAATATCGTTAGCGAGCTTTTAAGAGAGCTAAGAGCGCTTGAGATAGATATCAAATTTTTCGATGTTGGTGGCGGACTTGGCATCATCTATAACGACGAAAAAGAGATAAATTTATACGACTACGCACAAGGAATTTTAGGCGCACTAAAAGGTCAAGATGTGACCATCGTTTGCGAGCCAGGTCGCTTTATCGTGGGCAATGCTGGCTACTTTGTCGCAAGCGTTTTATATGAGAAATTTAATGGCAAAAAGAGATTTGTCATTACTGATGGCGCGATGAATGATCTTATAAGACCAAGTCTTTACGGCGCTCATCACAAAATTTTTGTCGATGGTAAAGACGAAAATTTAGGCACTTGTGACGTGGTCGGTCCAGTTTGCGAAAGCGGCGACTTTTTGGCGAAAAATATAGAGCTGCCAGAGTGCGAAAGTGGCGATATCATCGTGGTTAAAGGAGCTGGAGCTTATGGTTTTAGCATGAGCTCAAACTACAATACAAGAAACAGAGCCGCTGAAGTTTGCGTGCTTGATGGCAAAGATAGGCTTGTAAGAAGACGCGAGAGTTTCGAGGACGTCGTGGCACCTGAGATAGAATTTTTGGAGAGCGCTGATGCAAGAGCTAAATGA
- a CDS encoding transaldolase — protein MYDNKAKFSLWCDFIERNFLQSEFNSLLENNVINGATSNPAIFKTAFASPAYKKIIETSNKRHPKDLYEILATQDIKIAACKMLRNYANGDDGFVSIEVDPNLSDDTAATIEEGIRLHNLISMPNVMIKIPATKDGYEAMSALMAKGISVNATLIFSPDQAKQCLEAFSEGSKIYTSRFVNTTMPKGVVSVFVSRFDRKLDDTMAAKSLPTGQVGIMNAANIYHMIEDFGLENVRTLFASTGVKGGSLRGDYYVRELMYKNSINTAPIETIKEFIKAKAEIKNVPSKENILSFFQIIKNNDIDINIIYKELLNDGLKQFVSAFDDIMKSL, from the coding sequence ATGTATGACAACAAAGCTAAATTCTCTCTTTGGTGTGATTTTATAGAGAGAAATTTTTTACAAAGCGAATTTAACTCTTTATTGGAAAATAATGTTATAAACGGTGCTACAAGCAACCCAGCTATTTTTAAAACAGCATTTGCTTCACCTGCTTATAAAAAGATAATAGAAACTAGCAATAAACGCCACCCAAAAGATCTTTATGAAATTTTGGCTACTCAAGATATAAAAATTGCAGCATGTAAAATGTTAAGAAATTATGCAAACGGCGATGATGGCTTTGTAAGCATTGAGGTTGATCCAAATTTAAGTGACGATACAGCCGCAACGATAGAGGAAGGTATCAGACTTCATAATCTAATATCAATGCCAAATGTTATGATAAAAATTCCAGCTACAAAAGATGGCTATGAGGCAATGAGCGCACTTATGGCAAAGGGTATTAGTGTAAATGCAACACTCATTTTTTCTCCAGATCAAGCAAAACAATGTCTTGAGGCTTTTAGTGAAGGTTCTAAAATTTACACGAGTCGCTTTGTAAATACAACTATGCCAAAAGGTGTAGTAAGTGTTTTTGTTAGTAGATTTGATAGAAAACTTGATGATACAATGGCTGCAAAGAGTCTACCAACTGGACAAGTTGGTATAATGAACGCTGCAAATATATATCACATGATTGAAGATTTTGGGCTAGAAAATGTAAGAACGCTTTTTGCAAGTACAGGTGTAAAAGGTGGTAGCTTAAGAGGGGATTACTACGTTAGAGAGCTAATGTATAAAAACTCCATCAATACAGCACCAATCGAAACTATAAAAGAATTTATCAAAGCAAAAGCGGAGATAAAAAATGTGCCTAGTAAAGAAAATATTTTAAGCTTTTTTCAAATTATAAAAAATAATGATATAGACATAAATATTATTTATAAAGAATTGCTAAATGATGGATTAAAACAGTTTGTATCAGCATTTGATGATATTATGAAATCACTTTAA
- the serB gene encoding phosphoserine phosphatase SerB, translating into MIKLCVFDFDSTIMDGETIDILAAANNASEEVANITKRSMNGELDFFESLTKRVKFLKGLPLLKVNEICKNLPIMPGAGELIEALKQKGIKVVVFSGGFHIATDVMQEKLKFDANFANILHHKDGVLTGKVGGEMMFGSSKGDMIDRLCGLLNLGKDEIMCVGDGANDISMFRKCDLSIAFCAKDILKKEATHCVDVKDLREILKFIR; encoded by the coding sequence TTGATAAAACTTTGTGTTTTTGATTTTGACTCTACAATAATGGACGGCGAGACAATAGATATTCTCGCCGCCGCTAATAATGCTAGTGAAGAAGTAGCTAACATAACTAAGCGTTCGATGAACGGTGAGCTTGATTTTTTTGAAAGTCTTACAAAAAGAGTAAAATTTTTAAAAGGATTACCACTTTTAAAGGTAAATGAAATTTGCAAAAATTTACCCATAATGCCTGGAGCTGGCGAGCTAATAGAGGCTTTAAAGCAAAAAGGTATCAAGGTTGTGGTTTTTAGTGGTGGATTTCACATAGCAACTGACGTCATGCAAGAGAAACTTAAATTTGATGCAAATTTTGCAAATATCTTGCATCATAAAGATGGAGTTTTGACTGGTAAAGTTGGTGGAGAAATGATGTTTGGTAGTTCAAAGGGAGATATGATTGACCGCTTGTGTGGACTATTAAATCTAGGCAAGGACGAGATAATGTGTGTTGGGGACGGGGCCAATGACATATCGATGTTTAGAAAGTGCGACCTTAGCATTGCATTTTGTGCAAAAGATATCTTAAAAAAAGAAGCGACACATTGTGTTGATGTTAAAGATTTGCGTGAAATTTTAAAATTTATAAGGTAG
- the pth gene encoding aminoacyl-tRNA hydrolase, with protein sequence MTLIAGLGNPGPKYENTRHNIGFMLIDLLKDSNYKDVSSAKFQGEVFKFNDIILLKPTTFMNLSGQSVKAVKDFYKPDRIIVIHDDLDLSFGAVKFKKGGSSGGHNGIKSIDGLIGNDYERVRVGIGHLGDAKNFVLGEFSDEEKKALDEILAYTKNAVCELLKSDINEISQKFTIKKGLIK encoded by the coding sequence GTGACACTAATAGCGGGGCTGGGAAATCCTGGCCCCAAATACGAAAACACTAGACACAATATAGGCTTTATGCTTATAGATCTCCTAAAAGACTCAAATTACAAAGATGTTAGCTCAGCCAAATTCCAAGGCGAAGTTTTTAAATTCAATGACATTATCTTGCTAAAACCAACAACCTTTATGAACCTCTCAGGACAAAGTGTAAAAGCAGTCAAAGATTTTTATAAACCAGATAGAATAATCGTAATACATGATGATCTTGATCTTAGTTTTGGTGCAGTTAAATTTAAAAAAGGCGGCAGTAGTGGCGGGCATAATGGTATAAAATCAATCGATGGATTAATTGGCAACGACTACGAAAGGGTGCGTGTTGGCATTGGGCACCTTGGTGATGCTAAAAATTTTGTCCTTGGTGAGTTTAGTGATGAGGAGAAAAAGGCTTTAGATGAAATTTTGGCCTACACAAAAAATGCAGTTTGCGAGCTACTAAAGAGTGACATCAACGAAATCTCGCAAAAATTTACGATAAAAAAAGGTCTTATAAAATGA
- a CDS encoding 50S ribosomal protein L25/general stress protein Ctc → MLEGIVRESIGKKSAKALRRDGYLIANIYGKGLENIAAAFKVNDFIKEARKKESLAFDVKVGGKVYNVVIVDYQRDVVTSDLKHVDLKVALPGVLSKYMIPVKPVGTPIGLKNKGVLIQSKRRLCVKCTAENLPNSFDVDVSKLDIDDTILVRDITAPKGVTIVDADRVAVLGVIKAK, encoded by the coding sequence ATGTTAGAAGGAATCGTTAGAGAGAGTATCGGTAAGAAGTCTGCAAAGGCTTTGAGAAGAGATGGTTATCTAATCGCCAACATTTATGGCAAGGGATTAGAGAATATTGCAGCTGCTTTTAAAGTAAATGACTTTATTAAAGAAGCGCGCAAAAAAGAGAGCCTTGCTTTTGATGTAAAAGTAGGCGGAAAAGTTTATAATGTCGTTATTGTTGATTACCAAAGAGATGTTGTTACAAGCGATCTTAAACACGTAGATCTAAAAGTAGCACTTCCTGGCGTTTTATCAAAATATATGATCCCAGTTAAGCCAGTTGGAACACCTATTGGTCTTAAAAATAAGGGTGTTTTGATCCAGTCAAAAAGACGTCTTTGCGTAAAATGTACGGCTGAAAATTTACCAAATTCATTTGACGTTGATGTAAGCAAACTTGACATCGACGATACTATTTTGGTTCGTGATATCACAGCTCCTAAAGGCGTTACTATTGTAGACGCTGACCGTGTTGCGGTACTTGGAGTTATTAAAGCTAAATAA
- the hisC gene encoding histidinol-phosphate transaminase — protein MKFNDFLDDLVNYEAGKPIELVVREFGIDAKDVIKLASNENPFGTSKRVEEALKEVAKNAHLYPDDSYFELKEGLAKKFGVTSKNLIIGSGSDQIIEYALHAKANKQSSVLMAGVTFAMYEIYAKQTGAKIYRTKSVEHNLSEFLEIYNAYKDEISVIFLCLPNNPLGECLDADEVFKFIKSIDENTLIVLDCAYNEFAKFKDSKKEIKPSEVVKFKNAIYLGTFSKAYALGGMRVGYGVANEEIIGALSKLRAPFNITTPSLRAAIVALGDDEFVQKTMQNNFEQMRRYEEFAKQNGIGFIPSYTNFITFKFNEPKSSQICEKMLKKGIILRDLKSYALNAVRITIGQAWQNDRVFEELKQILK, from the coding sequence ATGAAATTTAATGACTTTTTAGATGATCTAGTAAATTACGAGGCTGGAAAGCCAATCGAGCTTGTAGTTAGAGAGTTTGGCATCGATGCAAAAGATGTGATAAAGCTAGCGAGCAATGAAAATCCTTTTGGCACGAGCAAACGCGTAGAAGAGGCGCTAAAAGAGGTCGCTAAAAACGCACATCTTTATCCAGACGACAGCTACTTTGAGCTAAAAGAGGGGCTAGCTAAGAAATTTGGTGTAACTAGCAAAAATCTAATCATCGGCTCTGGAAGCGATCAGATCATAGAGTATGCGCTTCATGCAAAAGCGAACAAGCAAAGCAGCGTTTTGATGGCTGGCGTGACATTTGCGATGTATGAAATTTATGCAAAACAAACTGGGGCTAAAATTTACCGCACAAAGAGTGTGGAGCATAATTTGAGTGAGTTTTTAGAAATTTATAATGCGTATAAAGATGAAATTTCTGTCATCTTTCTTTGCTTGCCGAATAACCCATTAGGTGAGTGTTTGGACGCAGATGAGGTCTTTAAATTTATAAAAAGCATTGATGAAAACACGCTTATTGTGCTTGATTGTGCCTACAACGAATTTGCTAAATTTAAAGATAGTAAAAAAGAGATAAAGCCAAGCGAGGTGGTAAAATTTAAAAATGCCATCTATCTTGGCACTTTCTCAAAAGCCTACGCACTTGGTGGCATGCGCGTTGGATACGGCGTGGCAAATGAAGAGATCATAGGCGCTCTCTCAAAACTAAGAGCCCCATTTAACATCACAACTCCAAGCTTAAGAGCTGCGATAGTAGCACTTGGAGATGATGAGTTTGTGCAAAAAACTATGCAAAACAACTTCGAGCAAATGAGGAGATATGAAGAATTTGCAAAGCAAAATGGCATAGGGTTTATCCCAAGCTATACGAATTTCATAACTTTTAAATTTAACGAGCCAAAATCAAGCCAGATATGCGAAAAGATGCTAAAAAAGGGTATAATTTTGCGAGATCTAAAAAGCTACGCCTTAAATGCGGTGAGAATCACCATCGGTCAGGCATGGCAAAACGATAGAGTTTTTGAAGAGTTAAAGCAAATTTTAAAGTAG
- a CDS encoding chemotaxis protein CheW, whose translation MDNKLNQVLNKQKQQINGTELKNNEDIVQLVGFVVGEEEYAIPILNIQEIIKPIEYTRVPSVPDYVLGVFNLRGNVIPLIDLRKRFSLNVTKQSASTRYIVMKDADNIAGFVIDRLTEAIRIDRNRIDPPPETLVKDKGMIYGIGKRDQNILTILKVESLLKRDF comes from the coding sequence ATGGACAATAAACTAAATCAAGTTTTAAATAAACAAAAACAGCAAATAAATGGAACCGAGCTAAAAAATAATGAGGATATAGTTCAGCTAGTAGGATTTGTTGTCGGTGAGGAAGAGTACGCAATACCTATTTTAAATATTCAAGAGATAATCAAGCCTATTGAATACACACGTGTTCCTAGCGTGCCTGATTATGTTCTTGGTGTATTTAACTTACGTGGCAACGTTATTCCTCTTATTGATTTAAGAAAACGTTTTTCGTTAAATGTTACAAAACAAAGCGCAAGCACAAGATATATCGTTATGAAAGATGCAGATAATATCGCTGGCTTTGTGATAGACCGCTTGACGGAGGCTATCAGAATAGACCGCAACAGGATCGATCCGCCACCAGAGACTTTAGTAAAAGACAAAGGCATGATTTATGGTATCGGTAAGCGCGACCAAAATATCCTTACGATCTTAAAGGTCGAAAGCCTTTTAAAACGTGATTTTTAG
- a CDS encoding LptF/LptG family permease yields MKLYARYVGWVYIKSFFIVFLALELFYVGIDLLTNLKDLPPSANLQLLYVGLTSLSAIGYVLPLSLIFALIILHVNMVRSNELISFYALGISKNSLIFPPFFIALFVTIFYVGLNFTPFAYAHDYQKSIAKNTAFSKSTNDSFLKFEGKFIYIKELNSVNQIANDVRIFEINGTNLLSTTFANHANFKDNEWILKDVNQTLLPQILELGEAGFNKIQSESLDALKGFKPKSIESAVSVENSKFNIPDAINFIKTFKNEGIGLDSAKTAFYNLAIAPFFAPFLLLIFYYHLPVTGRFFNLALSTFIFVVITLVVWGLLFILTKFAQTSVILPEIGIVLPVILLFAYAIYLIKSHR; encoded by the coding sequence ATGAAACTATACGCCAGATACGTTGGCTGGGTCTATATAAAATCTTTTTTTATCGTATTTTTAGCGCTTGAACTATTTTATGTAGGCATTGATCTGCTTACAAATTTAAAAGATCTGCCACCATCTGCTAACCTTCAGCTCCTTTATGTTGGGCTTACATCGCTTAGCGCTATTGGCTACGTTTTGCCACTTTCGCTTATTTTTGCACTCATTATTTTACATGTAAATATGGTTCGTTCAAACGAGCTAATCAGTTTTTATGCACTTGGTATTAGTAAAAATAGTCTAATTTTTCCACCATTTTTTATTGCACTTTTTGTAACTATCTTTTATGTTGGCTTAAATTTTACTCCATTTGCCTATGCGCACGACTATCAAAAAAGTATCGCTAAAAATACGGCTTTCTCAAAAAGTACAAATGATTCATTTTTAAAATTTGAAGGCAAATTTATCTACATAAAGGAGCTAAATTCTGTTAATCAAATAGCAAATGATGTTAGAATTTTTGAGATAAATGGCACAAATTTACTCTCAACTACATTTGCAAATCATGCTAATTTTAAAGACAATGAGTGGATTTTAAAAGATGTTAATCAAACTCTTTTGCCTCAAATTTTAGAGCTTGGTGAAGCTGGTTTTAATAAAATACAAAGCGAGAGCTTAGATGCATTAAAGGGCTTTAAGCCAAAGAGTATTGAAAGCGCTGTTAGTGTTGAAAACTCAAAATTTAATATCCCAGATGCGATAAATTTTATAAAGACATTTAAGAATGAAGGCATCGGCCTTGATAGTGCAAAAACAGCTTTTTACAACCTTGCTATTGCACCATTTTTTGCACCATTTTTATTGCTCATTTTTTACTATCATTTGCCTGTGACCGGTAGATTTTTTAATCTTGCGCTTTCGACTTTTATCTTTGTTGTGATAACCCTTGTCGTTTGGGGGCTGCTCTTTATTCTTACAAAATTTGCACAAACTTCCGTAATCTTGCCAGAGATTGGCATAGTTTTGCCAGTTATTTTACTTTTTGCATACGCTATTTATCTCATAAAATCGCATCGTTAA